TGCCTGGTTTGCGGTACATATACTTGCTAGTGATGTATCTAATTCTGGGGTTGCACCAAGATATTTAGCCATAGATCTCAACCTTCCTCAATCCATGACTAGAGATGAATTTACCAAGTTATGGTTAGGTATTCATAAAGAATGTAAGAGATTGGGCGTGTCAGTAGTTACTGGTCATACTGGTAAGTATGCAGGGATTGATTATCCAATGATTGGTGGCGCTGCAATGTTTGCAATCGCTCCTAAAAATGGTTATGTTACGACTGAAATGGCTAAGCCTGGTGATAAAGTCATTATGACGAAAGGACCTGCTATTGAAGCTGCTGGAATATTGTCAGTAATGTTTCTAAGTTTCGTGGAAAAGCGATTTGGTAAGGATTTTGCCATGAAAGCTAGTAATATATTCTACTTACAAAGTGTTGTTGATGATGCTTTAACATTAGCGAAAGTGGGTTTAAGAACTGGTGTAACCTCTATGCATGATGCGACAGAATACGGTGTTTGGGGCGCATTACATGATATAGTAGAGGCAAGCAAAGTAGGAATAAAAATATACAAGGATAAGCTTTTCATAAGGGATGACGTCAAAAAAATTATAGATGCATTTTCACAACTAACAGGCGTAAAAGCGGATCCGTATGCTGCAATAAGTGAAGGGACATTAATAGCAACAATAAAGCCATCAAAAGTTAATGAGGCATTAGAATTGTTAAGAAATAAAGGTATCGATGCACAAGTTATTGGTGAAATTACCGACGATAAGGGTAAGGTAACCCTCGTTACTGATAATTATGAAGAAAAAATTTCGAGACCAGAGCAGGATCCTTTCTGGCCAATGTTCTTTAAGACTCTAGAAATCCTTGGTTCTCCTAAGAGGTGAGAAAATGTTTCTTCAAAATTCTAGAAAAAGAAGCATAGAAATTGCACTAGCTGCATTTTTTATAGCACTAGGGGTGGTGCTTTCACCATTCACTTGGTTTCAAGTAGGTCCAAGCAAAGCAAACCCCACGCAACACATGATAAATGTCATAGTTGGTATTATGTTAGGGCCTTTGTGGTCCATTGTAATAG
This region of Thermoprotei archaeon genomic DNA includes:
- a CDS encoding AIR synthase family protein, which codes for MGELPKLGKLPPDIFDEIIYPNLGSTDLSVIVGPRHGVDFGVVELNEREVLIIKSDPIFVVPEYGWDRSAWFAVHILASDVSNSGVAPRYLAIDLNLPQSMTRDEFTKLWLGIHKECKRLGVSVVTGHTGKYAGIDYPMIGGAAMFAIAPKNGYVTTEMAKPGDKVIMTKGPAIEAAGILSVMFLSFVEKRFGKDFAMKASNIFYLQSVVDDALTLAKVGLRTGVTSMHDATEYGVWGALHDIVEASKVGIKIYKDKLFIRDDVKKIIDAFSQLTGVKADPYAAISEGTLIATIKPSKVNEALELLRNKGIDAQVIGEITDDKGKVTLVTDNYEEKISRPEQDPFWPMFFKTLEILGSPKR